The Neobacillus sp. PS3-34 genome has a window encoding:
- a CDS encoding YveK family protein codes for MEETISLKELLATLRKRILLILTTTILAVLVSGIVSFYFLTPIYQASTQILVNQSKNDQALYNYNEVQTNLQLINTYNVIMKSPAILDKVISELDLNMTTKELNEKITVASEKDSQVVNVSVEDKNPDQAAEIANKIADVFQSEIVKIMNVDNVSILANANVGENPDPIKPRPLLNIAIALVVGLMAGVGLAFLLEYFDNTIKNEQDVERTLGLPILGVIPVIDEIKMEEMQARRMARKSEVRGESVGS; via the coding sequence ATGGAAGAGACGATAAGCCTTAAAGAGTTATTGGCAACTTTGAGAAAAAGAATATTATTAATCCTGACCACGACGATATTAGCCGTTCTTGTCAGCGGAATAGTCAGTTTTTATTTCCTAACCCCGATTTACCAAGCATCGACACAAATTCTGGTCAATCAGTCGAAAAATGATCAGGCTTTATACAATTACAATGAAGTACAAACAAACCTTCAATTAATCAACACGTACAATGTCATCATGAAAAGCCCGGCAATCCTGGATAAAGTAATCAGTGAGCTGGATTTAAATATGACGACAAAGGAATTAAATGAAAAAATTACAGTAGCCAGTGAAAAGGACTCGCAGGTCGTAAATGTCTCTGTAGAGGACAAGAATCCAGACCAGGCAGCTGAAATCGCCAATAAGATCGCAGATGTTTTCCAATCAGAAATCGTAAAAATCATGAATGTTGATAACGTGAGCATTCTGGCAAACGCAAATGTCGGAGAAAATCCAGACCCAATTAAGCCAAGGCCGCTTCTTAATATCGCCATTGCGCTTGTAGTGGGACTGATGGCCGGTGTTGGGCTTGCCTTCCTATTAGAGTATTTTGATAACACGATTAAAAATGAACAGGACGTTGAAAGAACGCTTGGCCTTCCGATTCTGGGTGTAATCCCGGTCATCGATGAAATCAAGATGGAAGAAATGCAGGCACGCCGGATGGCGCGTAAGTCAGAGGTAAGAGGTGAGTCGGTTGGGTCTTAA
- a CDS encoding CpsB/CapC family capsule biosynthesis tyrosine phosphatase, translated as MIDLHCHILHGIDDGAKDLTDSLNMAKSAVAEGIRTIVATPHHLNGFYTNPKQIILEKVEELNKHLKQENIDLTILPGQETRIFGEMAEGMDSGELLSVSHSPYLLVEFPSANVPRYAEQLFFDLQLKGIIPVIVHPERNQEIIENPDKLYQLVKKGALTQVTAASVAGGFGKKIKSFSLQLIEANLTHFIASDAHNTTNRSFKMIDAYEVIRSKFGRDTEFMFMENAVLVVEGKNLYKEAPDRIKKKKFLNLF; from the coding sequence ATGATAGATTTGCATTGTCATATTTTACATGGAATAGATGATGGAGCTAAAGATTTGACTGATAGTTTAAATATGGCAAAAAGTGCTGTCGCAGAAGGCATTCGGACGATTGTCGCAACCCCCCACCATCTGAACGGGTTCTATACGAATCCAAAACAGATCATCCTAGAAAAAGTAGAAGAGCTGAATAAGCATTTAAAGCAGGAAAACATAGATTTAACCATTCTTCCCGGACAGGAAACACGCATCTTTGGCGAAATGGCAGAAGGAATGGACTCCGGTGAGCTTCTCTCCGTCTCCCATTCGCCTTACTTGCTGGTTGAGTTTCCGTCCGCAAATGTACCTCGTTATGCCGAGCAGCTGTTTTTTGATCTGCAGCTAAAGGGTATTATCCCCGTCATTGTGCATCCAGAACGGAACCAGGAAATCATTGAAAATCCGGACAAGCTGTATCAGCTTGTGAAAAAAGGCGCGCTTACTCAGGTGACAGCCGCAAGTGTCGCCGGCGGCTTTGGCAAGAAGATCAAAAGCTTTTCGCTGCAGCTGATCGAAGCCAACCTGACACATTTTATTGCATCCGATGCTCATAACACGACGAATCGTTCATTCAAAATGATTGATGCGTACGAAGTCATTCGTTCAAAATTCGGACGCGACACGGAGTTCATGTTTATGGAAAATGCAGTCCTTGTGGTAGAGGGCAAGAATTTGTACAAGGAAGCCCCGGACCGGATCAAAAAGAAGAAATTCCTCAATTTATTTTAA
- a CDS encoding nucleoside-diphosphate sugar epimerase/dehydratase — protein MAYRSRLALLALLDSILVLTALYLSYGPLHPMVKITDSLRLSAAILLISHHVYASLYHLYNKAWEYASIGELIAIVKAVTLSVLTTALFQVLMNDVVYDRALVSTWMLYVILIGGTRFIWRMFRDTYIQPKSTKKRALIIGAGSAGLMVARQLKKSPDAELLPVAFIDDDPKKYKLQFLNIPVFGNKSSIQEAVTKLKIDNIIIAIPSLKQCELNLIFEECSKTKVKTQIMPMLEDLMTGKVSVNQFREVQVEDLLGREPVELDITSISEYVTGKTVMVTGAGGSIGSEICRQICTFNPSKIVLVGHGENSIYQIDMELRKKYQQEIEIVPVIGDIQDRERMFEVMEQHKPFVVYHAAAHKHVPLMEYNPREAVKNNIFGTKNVADAADTFGVNTFVMISSDKAVNPPNVMGATKRFAEMIIQHLSLHSTTKFVAVRFGNVLGSRGSVIPLFKKQIQAGGPVTVTHPEMTRYFMTIPEASRLVIQAGSLARGGEIFVLDMGEPVKIVDLAKNLIKLSGYTIEEIGINYTGIRPGEKMYEELLNENEIHKKQVFPKIHIGKAALIDEKILLNFMIDFETINEVEIKNRLLDLANNRINITAAV, from the coding sequence GTGGCCTACCGATCAAGACTGGCACTTTTAGCACTATTAGATTCCATATTAGTTTTAACGGCTTTATACCTAAGCTACGGACCGCTCCATCCAATGGTCAAAATTACAGATAGTCTACGCCTGAGTGCGGCTATATTGCTTATTAGCCATCACGTTTATGCGAGTCTCTATCATCTATATAATAAGGCATGGGAGTATGCGAGTATTGGGGAATTAATTGCGATTGTAAAAGCGGTAACTCTTTCAGTACTAACGACTGCTTTATTCCAGGTATTAATGAATGATGTAGTATATGACAGAGCCTTAGTCAGCACGTGGATGCTTTATGTGATTTTAATCGGGGGAACCCGTTTTATATGGAGAATGTTCAGAGATACCTATATTCAACCAAAATCGACAAAAAAGAGGGCTCTCATTATCGGAGCAGGGTCAGCCGGATTAATGGTGGCGCGACAATTGAAAAAAAGTCCGGATGCAGAGCTGCTGCCAGTTGCGTTTATTGATGATGATCCGAAAAAATACAAACTGCAATTTCTGAATATTCCTGTGTTCGGAAATAAAAGTTCAATCCAGGAAGCAGTAACAAAATTAAAGATTGATAATATCATCATTGCTATACCTTCCCTGAAGCAATGCGAGTTAAACTTGATTTTTGAAGAATGTTCAAAGACAAAGGTAAAAACGCAAATTATGCCTATGCTTGAGGATTTAATGACTGGGAAAGTATCCGTCAATCAATTCCGTGAGGTGCAGGTTGAGGACTTGCTTGGCAGGGAGCCGGTGGAACTGGATATTACGAGTATTTCAGAATATGTAACGGGCAAAACAGTCATGGTCACAGGGGCAGGAGGCTCAATTGGTTCGGAAATCTGCCGTCAAATTTGCACGTTTAATCCTTCTAAAATTGTGCTAGTCGGTCACGGCGAAAACAGCATCTACCAGATTGATATGGAGCTGCGTAAGAAGTACCAGCAGGAAATAGAAATTGTTCCAGTCATCGGAGATATTCAGGATCGAGAGAGAATGTTTGAAGTGATGGAACAGCACAAACCGTTTGTAGTGTATCATGCAGCAGCACATAAGCATGTTCCATTAATGGAATATAATCCGAGAGAAGCAGTTAAGAATAATATTTTTGGAACGAAGAACGTTGCTGATGCAGCGGATACGTTTGGTGTTAATACATTTGTTATGATCTCTTCCGATAAAGCAGTAAATCCTCCAAATGTCATGGGGGCAACGAAGAGATTTGCGGAAATGATTATCCAGCATTTGTCGTTGCATAGTACAACGAAGTTTGTTGCGGTTCGGTTTGGGAATGTACTAGGCAGCCGTGGCAGTGTGATTCCATTGTTTAAAAAGCAAATCCAGGCTGGTGGACCAGTTACGGTAACACATCCTGAAATGACTAGGTACTTTATGACAATCCCAGAGGCTTCCCGACTAGTTATCCAAGCCGGTTCATTAGCACGTGGAGGAGAGATATTTGTCCTTGATATGGGTGAGCCTGTTAAAATTGTCGATCTTGCCAAAAATCTCATCAAGCTATCTGGATATACAATAGAAGAAATTGGAATCAACTACACAGGAATTCGTCCTGGAGAGAAAATGTATGAAGAATTGCTGAATGAAAATGAAATTCATAAAAAGCAGGTATTTCCTAAGATACATATTGGGAAGGCAGCTTTGATAGACGAAAAGATATTGCTTAATTTTATGATTGATTTTGAAACGATAAATGAAGTTGAGATAAAAAATAGACTGTTAGATTTAGCGAATAATAGAATTAATATAACTGCCGCTGTTTAA